The Ovis canadensis isolate MfBH-ARS-UI-01 breed Bighorn chromosome 18, ARS-UI_OviCan_v2, whole genome shotgun sequence genome has a segment encoding these proteins:
- the CIMAP1C gene encoding protein CIMAP1C — protein MKVPKGVFYGQQPEKKVPVSSGHEIKQTPVVLAMLKGPGPAQYLRPSCTGYIDHDVSMFQEPAYTLHARHSEKLIMDICSPGPRYFLDPKVTRFGMASCPQVPMAEHISNLRLSPTPAPCHYHLEKTRPPGERRAPEYSLGFRCPYRVMDPNPGPNRYQMPLLLGPNLPANKAAPCYSLAHLDKNWFYKNMSRGPGPAAHPRPEPSVYQNRSPVYSMAKRFGYPVDHTPRPGPGSHNVQQVTAHKPRPPAFTMGIKHSPCLCPLVIDIRD, from the exons ATGAAAGTGCCCAAGGGTGTGTTTTATGGGCAGCAGCCAGAGAAAAAGGTGCCAGTGTCCTCAGGGCACGAGATAAAGCAGACCCCTGTGGTCCTGGCGATGCTCAAAG GTCCGGGGCCTGCCCAGTACCTCCGGCCATCCTGCACGGGCTATATAGACCATGATGTCTCCATGTTCCAGGAGCCGGCCTATACCCTGCATGCCCGGCACTCGGAGAAGC TGATCATGGACATATGTAGCCCCGGGCCTCGCTATTTCTTGGATCCTAAGGTAACTCGGTTTGGGATGGCCAGCTGTCCTCAAGTTCCCATGGCAGAGCACATCTCTAACCTGC GTCTGAGccccaccccggccccctgcCATTACCACCTGGAGAAGACCCGCCCGCCTGGGGAACGAAGGGCTCCTGAGTACTCACTTGGCTTCCGGTGCCCATACCGAGTGATGGACCCCAATCCGGGCCCCAACCGGTACCAGATGCCACTCCTGCTGGGGCCCAACCTCCCTGCCAACAAAGCTGCTCCTTGCTATAGCTTGGCCCACTTGGACAAGAACTGGTTCTACAAGAATATGTCAAGAGGCCCCGGACCGGCCGCACACCCCCGGCCAGAGCCGTCCGTCTATCAGAACCGCAGCCCCGTCTATAGCATGGCCAAGCGCTTTGGCTACCCGGTGGACCACACACCTCGGCCTGGCCCCGGCTCCCACAACGTCCAGCAGGTCACGGCACACAAGCCCCGCCCGCCCGCCTTCACCATGGGCATCAAGCACTCGCCCTGCCTATGCCCGCTGGTCATCGACATTCGTGACTGA